DNA sequence from the Chryseobacterium indicum genome:
ATCTTTGTAAGTGATTTCTTTAATTTGAGGAGTAACAATATATCCTACCGTTGCGGTAAAGGTCTTAGAGCACACTCCGTTACTGATGGTAACAGAATAAGTTCCTGGTGTGTCCACATTGATGGTTTGTGAAGTTGCTCCGGTATTCCACGAATAAGAATAATTCGGTCCGCTTCCTGCATCCAGAATACCTTTGTCACCTTTACAGATTTCGATATTTTTCAGAATAGAAACAATTTCCGGAACAACCGTGATGGTAATCGTAGTAGGAGTTGTCGCAGAACAGCCGTTTGTCCCGATTCCCGTTACTGTGTACGTTGTAGTCGTAGTCGGGGAAACAATCTGTGTGTTGCCGTTTCCTGTTAATCCCGTCCATGTGTAGGTTGCTGCGCCCATTGCTGTAAGAGCAATAGACTCACCTTTACAAATTGATAGTTTAGGAGCTGAAACGCTTATGATCGGCGGTGTGATATTCTTAATGACCGTCACTGAACCTTGTTTCACACATCCGTTGGAAGTCGGGCTCGTAATCGTTAAAGTGTAAGTTCCCGCATTATTCACTACCGGAGTTAAGGTATTGGCTCCGGAAACAATATTTCCACCTCCCGTAGCGGTCCATAAAAACGTTGATCCCGGTTGGTATACAGACGCTGTAGCATTTAAAGTAACCTGAGCATTTGTACAGTTAATTTCTGCCGGAGTATTAATATTTACTATAATAGCCGGATCCATCGTAACGGTTGCCGATTTTGTGTACTGACAGCCGTTGGGAGTGGTCACGGTCACGGTATAAATTCCTGATGCGGTTACCGTTGTGCTAGCCGTTGTTGATCCGTTGGACCATGAAAATGTATTTCCCGTTCCGTTTGCAGTAGCTGTTAAAACGGTTGAAGCGCCTTCACAGAAATTTAAATTCCCGGAAATCTGAACATTCGGATCAGTTCCCTGAGTTATTATCACCGAAACAGGATCGCTTGTGCAGGTTCCGTTATTATAGGTTAAAGTGTAGGTTCCCGGAGTTGATACGGTAATTGACGGTGTCGTTGCGCCGTTAGACCATGTATTTCCTGTTGCTGAACTTGAGGTTAAAGTAACAGCATTATTGTTACAGATGACATTCGATGAAGCAGTAATCGTCGGAACAGGTTTTACATTAACAATTAATTGTAATTCTGCTATTTTCGAACAAGAACCGGATTTCACCAAAACATAAATAGTAGTGTTTCCTGAAGTATATGCCGAAGGATTTGCAATGGTATTGCTGTTTCCTGCCAATGCATCCGCCTGATTAAGGTAATAGTTGAAAGTTACCCCCGTCGTTGTACTGATATTAGGCTGTGCCGATATTAAATTAAAAGTTGCCGTACTATTATTTGAACATAAGCTCAATGACGAATTTTGTACAACAGGCACAGCCCCCTGAACTACTGTCACGGATTTTGTGTACTGGCAGTTCGCAGGAGTTTGTACTGTAACCGTATAAGTTCCCGGCGTAGAAACTGAAATTGAATTTCCTATGGCACCTGTAGACCATGAATATGTGTTTCCTGTTCCGTTAGATGTTGCTGTAAGTGTTGTCGGAGATCCGCACACAATTAAATTTCCTGTAATCTGAGGATTAGGATCACTTTCTGCGGTTAATGTTACCGAAACCGGTGTGCTTGTACATGTTCCGTTGGTATTGGTTAAGGAATAAGTTCCTCCGGATGTAACCGTAATAGATTGCGTTGTCGCTCCGGTAGACCATGTATTTCCTGTCGGAACACTTGATGTGAGCGTTACATTTCCACCGAAACAGATCGTTGAAGATGAACTGGTAATTGTAGGAGACGCAAGCTGAGTTACATTGAGCTGAAGCGAAACGACTTTTGAGCACGTTGCAGTTTTCACTCTTACATAAATTGTTGCGTTTCCTGATGTGTAAGCGGTCGGGGTTGCGATGGCATTTGTATTTCCGGCAATGGCATCTGCCTGATTTACATAATAATCAAAAGTAACTCCCGAAGTCGTACTGATGTTAGGCTGAGCTGTTGTTAAATTAAAAACTGCTGTGCTTGTACTGGAGCAGTTGGTTAAAGTGGCATTCTGAGCAACGGGAATAGTTCCCTGTACGACGGTTACAGATTTAGGATATTGGCAGTTTGCTGGAGTTTTCACTGTTACGGTGTATGTTCCCGGTGTGGTTACAGTAATTGTAGGAGTGGTAGCTCCTGTAGACCATAAATAGGTGTTTCCTGTTCCGGTTGAGGTTGCGGTAAGTGTCGTGGAAGTATTTTCGCACAACGTCAGATTTCCTGTGATCTGCACATTCGGATCCGTGTCCTGAGTGATGGTAACCGAAGCTTGTGGGCTTGTGCAAACTCCGTTGCTGCTGGTTAGGGTGTAGGTCCCTGGTGTATTTACCGTGATAGACTGGGTTGTAGCTCCTGTAGACCATGTGTTTCCGGTAGCGTTACTTGATGTTAGCGTAATATTTCCGCCTGGGCAGAGTTTTGTTGCAGATGCAGTAATAGATGCGGTTAAACTTTTGTCTTTAAAAACTATGGCATTTGTCTGTTTGCAGGAATTGATGGAATTGTTAGGATTGTTAGGATCCTGATAGCTTATATTATAATAA
Encoded proteins:
- a CDS encoding T9SS type B sorting domain-containing protein, translated to MLKKLLFSIFIFFSGFVFSQEDCISAITVCGNSGINYTPVGIGNINETLGGCLSYENHSVWYKFTIATSGTLTFDLVPTGPVDYDWAIYGPNVTCSTRGTPVRCNASGYYVNTGMNMTNTNTSSGAGNTDPYCKYMDVLAGQTYYLYIDNWSPSVYTFNLTWGGTATFVSPFTNSTLAPNPFVPPGNPGPTPGSPREINICGSSATFNFSTLSPGILNGNSNFFVSYYSTANNAATGSNPITAPITVNTGNTYYYNISYQDPNNPNNSINSCKQTNAIVFKDKSLTASITASATKLCPGGNITLTSSNATGNTWSTGATTQSITVNTPGTYTLTSSNGVCTSPQASVTITQDTDPNVQITGNLTLCENTSTTLTATSTGTGNTYLWSTGATTPTITVTTPGTYTVTVKTPANCQYPKSVTVVQGTIPVAQNATLTNCSSTSTAVFNLTTAQPNISTTSGVTFDYYVNQADAIAGNTNAIATPTAYTSGNATIYVRVKTATCSKVVSLQLNVTQLASPTITSSSSTICFGGNVTLTSSVPTGNTWSTGATTQSITVTSGGTYSLTNTNGTCTSTPVSVTLTAESDPNPQITGNLIVCGSPTTLTATSNGTGNTYSWSTGAIGNSISVSTPGTYTVTVQTPANCQYTKSVTVVQGAVPVVQNSSLSLCSNNSTATFNLISAQPNISTTTGVTFNYYLNQADALAGNSNTIANPSAYTSGNTTIYVLVKSGSCSKIAELQLIVNVKPVPTITASSNVICNNNAVTLTSSSATGNTWSNGATTPSITVSTPGTYTLTYNNGTCTSDPVSVIITQGTDPNVQISGNLNFCEGASTVLTATANGTGNTFSWSNGSTTASTTVTASGIYTVTVTTPNGCQYTKSATVTMDPAIIVNINTPAEINCTNAQVTLNATASVYQPGSTFLWTATGGGNIVSGANTLTPVVNNAGTYTLTITSPTSNGCVKQGSVTVIKNITPPIISVSAPKLSICKGESIALTAMGAATYTWTGLTGNGNTQIVSPTTTTTYTVTGIGTNGCSATTPTTITITVVPEIVSILKNIEICKGDKGILDAGSGPNYSYSWNTGATSQTINVDTPGTYSVTISNGVCSKTFTATVGYIVTPQIKEITYKDPFLTIIVQNNGNVPIEYSIDGGVTWQASNTFQVLKNTKYSIRVRNRGATCDTTAEYYTFFMANVITPNSDGSNDVIDFSEISKYGNFEGGIFDRYGKEVFRPTTKTPIWDGKYIGRPLPTGTYWYKLQWEDKIIKKPVQLSGWILLKNRD